A region of the Pseudomonas silesiensis genome:
GAAGCTGACATTCAACAAATCATTGATCTGCAGCGGTGAGTCCAGACCCAGACTGAGCGTATTACGGTCGCGCCCGGTGCTGGCGCTGCCGAGATTGTCCAGGCCCAGGTTCAACGCCCAGCGCGACTGATCCCGGGAGCGCGAGCGCAAGATGATCCGCGAGGCGCCAGGCTGGCTGCCGGGTGCGATGTCGGCGCTCAGGTCCACTGAGCGCAGGCGGTTCAACTGATCGAGACCCTGCTCCAGATCCCGCAGCTTCAGCGCCTTGCCGAGCATTCCCGGAAACGCTCCACCGAGGGCAACCGGCAGGCTCTGGTCGGCCAGTTCGATCGCCTCGACGTAGCCTTCATCCACCAGGATATCCAGCGACTGCCCGGCCTCTGGCGCCGTGCTGAGGTACGGCCGACTGGCAATGTAACCCGCCTGCACATAGAGCTCGGTGATGGTCGCCAGCACCTGGTTTATCTGGTTTGCGCCCATGCACGGCGACAATTTCGGGGTGATGCGCTGGTTGAGTGTCTTGCGATCGACCAGGGTGACGCCACCGACGCGCACCCCGCTGACGGGCCAGCACTGCTCATCGACGGCAATGGTCGCGGATGTCTCTGGCGCGGTCGACGAGCCACTGAAACTGCCGCGTTCCAGTTGTCGGCGGCGTTGGTCCAGTTGCATCTGTTGCAGGTCACGTTGTTGCTGTTGTTGTTGGCGTAATACTTCTTGTCCGGGGGCGGAAGACTCGGCGGCATACGCCGGTGAAATACTCAAACCCAGCAACAAGACCGATAATGGAGAGCGGTAACGGAGACGACGAGGTACAACGCGAATAGTATTCGGCACCCTGACTTCCTGGCGTTTTTTGAAAGGGCGCTATGCCGTTTCGTCTATGCGTTTAATAGTTGGAGCATTGGTCTGTTAATGCAACACGACACTTACTGTTTTTAAACACTGTGCAAGTCCGCGGACTACTCACGCCCTACTATTCACCTCACAGTTCCTACCGCTCAGTTCTTCACTTATTACTTCCTGTTTGCTATTTCCAATCTCAACTTCTTACTTCCTACATACTTCTTCACCATTTCCTACTACCGACGTCTTAGGCTCAACTTCAGCGTCCTACTTCCTACATGCCGACCGGCCACGAAAATCAATTGGAACAAAATATTAATGGGCAGTGTTTTTTGGAAATTAAAGGGTGGGCGAGCCTGTTAGAGATTACGGGGGCCCGGGCAACCGGTATGCCGATAAGTAAAATCATTGCTCCGTGTGCCGCTGCCTGATCCCGGCCAACAGCAACGCCAACGCACCGCACAGCATCAAGGTTTCACCCAGCGCCTGGCCCCAGCCCACAAGCAACAGCCCACCGCCGATCAACAGGTAATAAAGCAAACCAAATAACGCGCCAGCCGTGCCCAACCGGTCGCCATAGTTCACCAGGGCCGAACCAAGAATGTTCGGGATCGCCATGCCAAACGCCAGCACCACCAGCAACATCGCCAGGACCAACAGGACACTGTGTTGCATCAGCCAAACGCCCATGCCACCCAGCAGTGCCGACACTGCTGCAAGCCGAACCAACCGAGGGCCGCTGTACCCTCGACCCAACAGTCGTTTGTTGAGCCAGGCACCGAGGCCGGAACCCAGGGCCAGGATCACGCCGCTGTAGCCGAACCATTGCGCACTCACGCCCAGCCGCTGAAACACGAAGGGGCCGAGGCTGTAGTAGCTGAACAGGGCAATGTTGAACAGTGCCACCAACAACGTCGAACGCCAGATATCGAGGTCCTGGAGCATTCTCCACAGCGTCTCGAACAGAGCCGGCACCGTCACATTCCCGGGCCGGGTTTCCGGCAAAGTTTGCAGGCACCACAGCCATAACAATGAGGCCAACAGCAACAGACATCCCACCACGCCTCGATAGCCAAAGGCGTGCACCAGACTCGCCCCGGCGAACAGGCCAATCGCCGGGCTGGCCGCCAGCGCGATGCCCATCCCCGAAAACACCTGGGCCAGTTCCGCGCCCTTGAAGCGGTCGCGCAACAGGGTTTGCGTGACGACCGAACCCACCGCGGCACCGAAGGCCGCCAGTGCCTGGGCTGCCAACAAGGCAGTGAAATCACCGACGCTCAGCGCCAGTATCGATGCACCGGTGTACAGCGCCAGCCCGATAAGCATCGTTGGCCGGCGCCCGATCCGGTCGCACAAACGACCCCACACCACCACACCAAAGGCGAAGGCCAGGAAAAACACCGACAGGGTTTGTGCCGCTCGCTGCGGCCCGACGGCAAAGGCCTGGCCGATGTCGGCCAGGGCCGGGCTATACAGGGTTTGGGCGATTTGCGGAAACATCAGCAAGGCAATGGCCAACACCAACAGGTTTCTGGAATTCATTAACACGTCGCTCTTCAAGACAATTGCCGAGCAGCATACGAATTCACGCCTGGCGTATTATCCAGATCCTGACAATTTATCAATGAAATCGGACAAACCATGGCATGGCTCGATGCCCGCGCTCGATTCGATCCCGACAGCTACCCGGCCCCTGTCATCGGCATTGCTGCAATCCTTGGCGATCACGATTCCGGCGTGCATCAACACCAACGGGGGCAGTTGCTGTTCACCCGCCACGGCTGCACGCGCATCACCCTGGCACAACAGTTGTGCTTGTTGCCGCCCTCCCGTGCCGCCTGGATTCCGCCCGGGGTGACCCACCGCGCCGTGAT
Encoded here:
- a CDS encoding MFS transporter, with the translated sequence MNSRNLLVLAIALLMFPQIAQTLYSPALADIGQAFAVGPQRAAQTLSVFFLAFAFGVVVWGRLCDRIGRRPTMLIGLALYTGASILALSVGDFTALLAAQALAAFGAAVGSVVTQTLLRDRFKGAELAQVFSGMGIALAASPAIGLFAGASLVHAFGYRGVVGCLLLLASLLWLWCLQTLPETRPGNVTVPALFETLWRMLQDLDIWRSTLLVALFNIALFSYYSLGPFVFQRLGVSAQWFGYSGVILALGSGLGAWLNKRLLGRGYSGPRLVRLAAVSALLGGMGVWLMQHSVLLVLAMLLVVLAFGMAIPNILGSALVNYGDRLGTAGALFGLLYYLLIGGGLLLVGWGQALGETLMLCGALALLLAGIRQRHTEQ